AACTACGGTTGGGATGGGCTCCAGCGTTGGAGCCCTTTTTGAGCGAGGTGGATCAAGGCCAACGCTGCAAAGGGGAGCAGGACCGCATCGACCGGCAGCCGATAGCGGATCATAGCCCAGGTGAGGATGTGAAGCGTGGAATAGTATATGGCGAAGATCAGAATCAGGGCCGGGGGAGTGGTCGCGAACTGTACCCATGTTTTGGGCTCGCGGGATAGACCGTTTCGCCTCAGGCCCAGCCAGAGCCCATAAAGCATGAAGGGGAGGAGGAGGCCAAAGGAGCCAACTCTCCCAATATTGTGGAGCAGGGTGGTGTCTGGCGCGGGCCAGAACTTGAAGTAATCGCCCACCCGGCTCAGACAGAGCAGCACGTAGCGTCGGGGATCTGCGAGTATAAAGCCGATGCCCCGACGCATAAGCTCGCGATCGAGTTGCGCCTCATTCAGTCCCCGTCCTCGCAGATCCTCCGGGATGGGAGCCGCAGCGAACTCCTGGAAATGCGTTCCGTGCATAGGGTGTTGCGCGGAGTACATGGCGTACCCGGCGTTGGAGTTAAGCAGCAGGAATTGCCCGTAGACACGATAATTTCGGATCGTGAAGGGCAAGATGCATAGGGCCAAGACCAGGGCAGCGATGGCGAGGGTGACAGCGACCGTCCGTAGCCGTTTCATGCGCCATCCCAGCCAGAGTAGCCAGATGAATAGCACGGGAACCCAGGGCAAGAAGGACTGGCGCAACAAAGTCGCGATGCCCAGGCTGAGGCCGAGATAGAGACCCTGGCGGGGGGCTCGCAGACGCCCTTTCTGAACTAGCGTCGCTCGCAGGGCCAGCGTCCGCTCAAGCGACCAGACCACGGCGATCAGGTAGAGGCTCTCGGTCATCAATGTGGCGGCGTAGAGGACGAAATAGGCATAGACGGCCGCCAACAGGGCGGTGACGAGGGATAGCGCAGGGGATGCCCCTTCGAATATCCATTTTGCCAGGCGGTATAGCATCCAGGGGAGCAGCGCTCCTGCCAGCACCGCCTGCGTCAGACGGACAGCCAGAGGGTGGACGCCAAAGACGGAATAGACGGCGGCGATGAAAAGGGAGTAGAGGAAGGACCAATGAGCCGTGGGGGTGTCCGGAGGAGTGAATGGATACCAACCGCGGTCGAAGCTGAAGCCGTGTCCTGTGATCAGCCGGACCGCCAGGGAGTGATACGAGATCTGGTCCTTTAAGAGCGGTGGAACCACCACTTCATTGCCGAGGAGAAATGCCACGAGGACGCGCAAAGATATCGACAGCAGGAGGATGCCGATCAACAGAGCGCTCTCGTGCTGATCCACGAGGGCCTGGAGGCGGGGAATCCAGGAGCGCGGGGCATGCCTTGCCCCAGATGGAGGAAGTGAGTCGGGTCGAGATGGGATAGCGTTCACGATGGGATTGTGTTCATCAAACGATTATAGATACGATCGACCTGCCGATAAACGGATCGCCAGTGGTAATGCTGCTCTACCCACTCGCGGCCATTGCGGCGTAGTCTGCGATTGAGCTCCTCATCGGTGATCAGACGCGTCACGGCCGCGGCAAAGGTCTCCGCTTGGTCGGCGATCAGGATGTTCTCTTCGGTGCGCACGCGAATCCCCTCAACCCCCACAGTGGTGGAGACGATGGGAATGCCCCATAGCCACGCATCCAGGATCTTCACGCGCATGCCGCCGCCCGCGTGAACAGGCACGATGAAGACATCGGCTTGGGCTAGGAAGGGGGTCAAATCGGCCACGTAGCCGGTGACCTCGATGCGAGGGTCCGTAGCCAGGGATTGGACCTCGGGAGGAGGCTTCTTGCCGATGATCACGAGCCTGGCCTCCGGTATCTGTTGGTGGATAAGTGGGAGCACCTCACGGGCGAACCAGAGCACGCCGTGCACATTTGGAGGCCAGAACATGGTGCCGATGTGTACGATCGTGGGCGCGGAGCCCGGGATGCGTTCAATCAAGGGCACTTGGCGCGGTTCGATGCAAATCGGGACGACAGTGAACTTTTGCGCCAGGGCGCTCCGTTGCTCGGGGGGATAAAGGGCGAGCAGGTGCTCTTTGTCCTCTTCCGTCACCGTAAGCACGGCATCGTACGCCCGGCACATCGCGGCCTCATAGCGGGCGAACGCCTCGGCCTCTCGATGCACGATCACGCGTCGCAGCGCGTTCGTTTCCGTATCCGCCATACGGCGCGCGAGCAGATAGACCGCGTTATGCTCGTCCAAAAGGGTGCGCGGCGCCCCATTGCGCGCCGCGATCCGCCCATATGCTGCCATGGATAGCTGATCAGCGTGAATGATGTCATATGTATCCATCTGCGTCACCTGACGCAGTGTGGCTCTCATCTCCCCGATCTCATCCCGGGCCACGACCATGGGAAGCCCGGTGAGAAGCCCTTTTACCCCTGCCCGGATGTTACGCCACAGGGAGCGACGCATCAGGACGGTATATACTCTGTGACAGATTCCCTCCAGGTGTTCAATGGCCTCCCGGCTGTCATCTGGGCGTATAAAGGAGACCAGCGTGACCTGGTGCTGCTCTGCCAGGTAACGTAGCATGTAATAGGCCCGCACTTTGGGGCCGGCGTTCAGTGGGTATGGCAGCACCTGGGTCAGGAAAAGCACCCTCGCCATGCAGGTCACTGCCCCTTGAGCTGGAGCATCACGGGCAACGTCTGAAGCATGATGAGTATGTCCAGGTACAGGGAGGCATGCTTGACGTAGTACAGGTCGTACTCCAGCTTGATGCGGCTGTCCTCAACGGAGTTCCCATACCGGTAGCGGATCTGAGCCCAGCCGGTGATGCCCGGCTTGACCGCGTGACGCGCGCGATAGATGGGCAGCTCGCGAGCCAGCCGGCCGACGAAGTGCGGTCGCTCGGGTCGTGGGCCCACGATGCTCATCTCGCCGCGTAGGACGTTCCAGATCTGCGGCAGTTCGTCCAGCCGTGTCTTGCGCAGCCATCGCCCCACGGGTGTCACGCGATCGTCGTCCTCTCCGCTCCACACGGGGCCGGTATCCTGCTCAGCGCTCGGAACCATGGATCGGAACTTGATGAGCACGAAGGGCTTGCCTCCCTGCCCCACTCGCTGCTGTCGATAAAACAGGGGGCCCGGTGACCAGATCGCGTTGCACACAGCCACGATGGCAGCGACCAAGGCCAGAGTGGGCAACGCTGCCAGCGCGATGACCAGGTCCATGAATCGTTTGACGGCAAAGTACAATCGTGTTGATGGCCCGTCGAGCGGCCCCAGCAAGATCTGCAAGTCCCGGCGGGCGTATTCCACCGGCAGACGGGCCGTGAGTCGTTCGTATATGTCCTCTAGCGTGCGAACCCGTAGGCCGACCTCTCGGCAGTCCAGCAGGGCTTCATACACATGTGGGGGCAGCTTTTGCGCCCCATCCAGGGCTACGATGATCTCGTTCGCGTCATGCTGGCGGGCCAGCTGCACGAGTTTCTGGACCTCACCCAGGATGGGGATCTGGTTATCATCGAGGCCCTGCGGCGTAGATTCCGCCGTGACCAGCCCCACGATCTGGTATCCGGTCCCGCGGAAGGGGTTCGCGTTGTCGGCACGGCTGGCCTGGTAGAGGGCCGGTATGAGCGCTCGCGCCGATTCCGATGCGCCCAAGATGATGGCGCGTTCTCGGAAGGCCGGCTGGTTGAGCGCCCGGGCGTAGAAAACGCGCCAGCTCAAGACGGCCCCCATGCTGAGCAACAGGAACCCAAACGCATAGCTGCGGGTGGAAATGGGCGGGGTCAGCCATGGGATAGACAGATACGTAAACCACGTAAGCAGCGTGGTGGTCCCTGCGCTGGCCAGGATCGTGGTCGTGCTGGCCGCGCGCGCCAGATTGTAAATGTCGAGGACCAGTCCGAAGCCGAACCACAAGCTAGATAGCGTGGCAAACCATTTGATGTGAGCCCATACCACAGGGATGGATAGCGGGAACCCGCTCCAGAGCGTCACCGCGGCGATCAGTGCCCCGTTGATGAGAAGCAAATCCATGAAGATCAACAGGAGCCTGCGTTCTGCGACGGTTAGCCGTAATCCCAGTTTGATTCGCCACAGCCTCTGGCGACGGATTGCTGGGGAAACTAATTCCATGTTATCGCTCCTCCTACATCTCGCTTCCCCGACCCACACCTGGGAGATGAGCTGATCGCTCTATGTGAGATATCATCCTTAATCCTTATATGGACTCTAGCTCACGAAGCGTGAGTTCGGTATGCTCCCGGCGCGACCGTGAACGAAGAAGGGGTGTGATGAATATTCGTTGTAGCCACGAAGTCGTACATCTGGAAGAGCATCCGGGTCTCGACGATCCGGCGCGTGTCGTACCAGGCCCGTCCAGCTTCCCCCATCGCCTTCAGACGATCGGGGTCTCGCAGCATTTCCTCCAATGACCGGGCCAGCATGGCCGGATGTCTCGGCTCCACGATCTGCCCTGTCACCCTGTCCTCTACGTATTCCGGCAGAGCCCCCACGCGGGTAACGAGAACGGGCTTGTGGAAATAGTAGGCTGCCGAGATCAAAGCGGACTGAGTGGCGTCCGTGTAAGGGAGCACCACAAGCCCACACCGGCGGAACAGGTCGATTGCCTCCTCATCATCGATGAGACGGTTCCGGACCTCGAGTTGTTCCGGCAATGGCCCGGCCCACAGGTTTGAGATATTCCCCGGCCCGGCCAGGACGACCTTAGGGCCATTCGGGGAGATATTTTCCATCATCTCGCAGGCGGTGAGTAGATCGTCTATGCCTTTATATCGCTCCAGGCGTCCGAAGAAGAGAGCCCACGGCTCGTATCTCACCGCGTCGGCCTGATGGGATAAGGCGGTGAGGTGTGTGTGGCTGAGGAAGAGGTGCAAAAGCGGTGTGAACGTGATGCGAGACCAGGGCACCCCCCAATCCAGCAGCCGGTTCCGATAACTCCGATTATGTACGAGAACGTGGTCGACGGCCCGGATGGTCAGCCAGTTCCAGAACTTGAGCAGGAATCCGTAGCGCGCGTAAGAGGTGCCGGAGTGTGGATCTAGATCGTGTAACGTGTGGATCGTAGGGATGTTCTGGTCGGTCAACGCGCGGGCCAACAGGGTATTCCACAGATGGGGCCCGGTGAAGTGTACCAGATCTGGGTGGATATGGCGGACCGTGCGATGGACGGCCGTCAATCCACGGCCATTTAACCCCTCTCGGGAGAGTCCTGTGTTCGTTGTCAGCACAGGCGTGTGAATGATCACCTGAGGGGCATAGCGATCGCGCGGCACGCGCTTTGTGGTCACGAGGTGGACCTCGTGACCCGCGTCGGCCGCCCGATTGGCCAAATCAGCCGTATATTGGTGCATTCCAAATGTTGGAGATAGCAAGATGTAACAGATGCGCATAGTTTCGTCCGTAACGATAGTTTGTGTTCTATCTTTATGGAATCCTGGGGAGAGCAGAGTTCCCTGACACAAATGAACCCCGTGTCATGTTTCGACGTCGACGCGATAAAGGCAAGCTATTTTGTGTGGCTGAGTATAAGGTATTGTATTGTGTGCGCTCTGTCAATGGGTGATGGCTTACGGGTGGCTTACAATGCACGGCGCGAGCGAGTGGGCTTTTGGCCGGCAGTGTGTCACATGTCGGGGAGTGCTTTCAGTAGAGCCCGGTACGTTTGGGCTCGAGTGGCCAGCTTCGGGGAGAACGCGGAGCCTATGGTGGCCGCCAACCATCGTGGCCAGTAGGCCAGCCGTAGGAACCACTTGAATCGGCTGGCCCGGCGATCCCCGCCAAATTTACGATAGAATTGGATCTTGCTGCGGTATAGCTGGATATACATGGCTTGGGCAATCTGAGAGGAGCTGGCCTCTCCGTGATGAATCACCACTGCTGTCGGCACCCACCATAGCTCCCATCCTGCCCGGGCCAGACGGTAGCACAGATCCACTTCCTCCGTGTACATGAAATAGGACTCATCGAGCAACCCAATCTGATTCAGCGCTTCCCGTCTGAGTAGTAAGCAGGCGCCCTTGATGACCTCGACCCGCCTGGGGGTCGTGTCGTCCCACCGGTGCATGGGATAGGTCGCCCTCGCCCGAACACGCTCCAGGAATAACAGCCGCCACAGCTCACGGCCGGGGGTTAACATCGGGTGGCAGGAGGGCTGCAGACTCCCATCAGAGTTCAACAGCCGAGCCCCAGCCGCCCCGGCCCTTGGATGGGACTCCATAAAGGCCACCAGTTCCTCCAGGGCTCCAGGGAGCACTTCCGTGTCGCTGTTCAAGAGGAGGATGTACTGTCCCTGGCATTGTCGGATGGCCTGGTTATTGGCGCGGGCGAAGCCCACATTCTCCTGGTTCTCGATGAGATGAACCCAGGCGAAGCGTTCTCGGACCATCTGAGCGCTGCCGTCGTCTGAGGCATTATCCACCACGAGCACCTCGAAGGCGCTCTCGGGTGGATGGGCAGCTATGGACTCCAGGCACTTCGCCAGCAGATCACGAGTGTTCCAGTTGACGATGATGATGGATAGATCTACGGGTGGCATAAGCGGCATCACGAAGGGGGAATAGGCGCGCCTGGCTATACAGAGGCGAGGGTCATATCTTCTGCCCGCGAGATACCATCTGTTCGATCGACACGAGGCCCCCGAGGAACAGCCATACCAGCACGCTGGCCTGAAAGCCTGGGAAGCCGATGTTGTATACGAAGGGAAGGATCCAGTCGGCGAACATCATCAAAGTCAGTGCTCCCGCCCAGGCGGCCAGCATCCCGTTCGTGAATCCCTGGATAAACCCGCTGGTGGCCTGAGAGCGCAGATGTAATGCCAGCCGGATGACCTCGACGGCGAACCAGAGGAACAACCCCAATCCCAGCAGCCCGACGTGTGAGAAGAGGTCCACGTAGTTGTTGTGGGAGGAGACGTTCGGCTCCAGCCAGTAGGCACCCCCGTATGCCAGCGGCTCCATCCGGGCGTATCGGCGGTACGCGGCGGGGCCCAGCCCGGTGATCGGATTACGCAAGGTGACCTGGACGACCCGGCTGATCAGGGCCAGGCGAGAGCCCCCACTCTCTTCCCACTCCGCGCTTCCCCCCGCGAAGTTGTAGATCGCTGGAAAGAAGATGACCAGAAGGATCAGCGCGAGTCCCACCAGGAGCCACCGCCAGCGTGTCCAGCGCAGCCAGGCCAGGACACAGAGCGCCGCCGTCACCCCCGCCCAGTTGGAGATCGTCTCGCGCTGGAGCTGGAAGGAGTACACCAGCACGGATGCCAGCGTTGCGATCAGGAAGAGCCGCCATCCCAGGGAAAGGTTCCGATTGAAGAGGAGCTGTCCGCCAGCCAGAGCGCTCAATAGCATCCAGAAGGGGGCTCGGGTCAGGGCGATCGTGGTGGTCCGGTGCACAATTCGAGCCCCTTCCGGGATGACCCGCAGAATGGCTAGCATGCCTCCAATGGCCAGGAAGGTGAAGGTCAAGCGTCGCAACGTCGCCTCATCACGTACCCAGTTCCCCGTCAGCCAGAAGATCCCGGCTGAGAACGCGAAGAGGGCCCATTGTGCCAACTGCACGATAGTGAAGTGAAAGGAGTAGGGCACTAGGGGATCCCACAGCGCGACGCCTATTCCTAGCGAGAGCAACCCGGTTGCCAGAAAGAGAGCCAGGGGTTTGGTCGTGCGCGATGGGAACAGATGCAATGTCCGCTCGCGGATCATCCTGAGCAGCCACACGCCCAGCAGCGCTGGCACCAATAAAACGGTCGGGTTCAGGACCACATCGGTGCCGGTTCCCAGGGCGTAGCGGGCGAGCAGGGCGCTGGGGATCACGGCGGCGAGGCCGACGACAGGATGCCGCAGCAGGACGAGAGCACCGAGAGCCCCGACGAGTAAGATGAACACGAAGGGGGAGGGATGCGCGCCGATGTAGAAGGCTCCCAAGAGGGTGAGGAGGGTTCCCCAGATCTTGAGCCGCCGGATAGCGACGGGACGCTCCGCGATCGCTCTCACTGTTATCCAATCACCTCTCGAATACTTGTGGGACGTCTGGACGCTTGCTTGCGTGTTTCACGCGTTGCTGGGGGAGGGAGCAGGAAAGCGCCGGTATTCGGGCACGAGGCCATAGTCATTTCGATGCCGCCGGATACGCCTCAGGTAGTTCAATGTCTGTGACGAAATGGGCTGGCGCGTGGAAGCGAATCGCGGCCAGCCGAGGAAGGCGTCGATCGTGGCTTTGGCCAGCAACCGCAGTGAGGCCGGGCGCCTCCACGTGAGCTTGAGCCGGCTGCCGAGGAAATGCAGTGTCTCCTGAATCCAATACGGCCAGGGATAGAACGTCCATACATACCAGAGGTAGTTACGCAAGCCATAATAAGTGACCGGGCGGTAGACGGATCCCGTGGGACGGCAATGCCATACCTCCAACGAGGGGAAGTATCGGACCTGCCATCCGGCCTCGATCAGGCGCGTGCATAGATGAAGCTCTAGCCAGGAGCGGAAGAAGTGAAACGGGTAGTATCCCACCTGACGTAGGGCCTCCATCCGGAGGCCGGCCCCGGTCCCGTTATATGCGGCGGTAGGAAATCCTCTGGCCGGATCCCCCTCCGGAATGAATTGGGGGCTATCGTACGCGATGCGCCCGGTGTCCTTCATGCGGATGGTGCATGCCACGGCCCCCAGGGATGGATCGGACTCGAACCGATCGACGATCTGCGAGATCCAGTCCGGGCTGGCGGGCAAACCATCGTCGTCGATGACGATCACGTACTCTCCATTGGCGTTCGCCAGGCCGAAGTTGTAGGACACCATGCCGAAGTTCTGGGGGCATCGGAGCACTTTGACATCCGGGTATCTGGAGCGGACGATCTCTACGGTGTTATCCGCGGAGTTGTTGTCCACCAGAATGACTTCATAATGAGCGTAATCCTGAGCGGAAAGCGCCTCCAGGAGCTCCAATACGCTCTGGCAGCGATTGTAAGTCAATGTGACGACGCTAACCAGGGGGGGCAAGGGGCTCTCCTCTGGGCGCCGATCGCCCCTGGTCGGCCGAGGTGACGGTGCCCTACTCATATCCTTGTCCCGTTCTCCCGCGGAAAAAGTCGATGATGCCTCGAATCAGGGCATCTCGCTCCGCCTTTTTCCCTCGCCATTTCGGCCTCAGCGTCCAGGTCAATGCGGTCAGTAGATGACGTAGCAGGACCGCGCTGAGGCGCGCGATCCCGCCGCGGTGCTTGGCGATGAGCATCAGCGAGTTCCGGGTCATGTAATACGTCGTGCGGGGCAATTCGTCGGCGCGAACGTGATGACTGCGGTGCCATACGCGAGCTTGCGGAACGTAGAGGATCTTATATCCCAGGCGTCTCGCCCGGAGACACCAATCGACGTCCTCGCGGTATAGGAAGAATCGATCATCCAGAAGCCCAACCTGGCTCAGCGCCGCGGCTCGGATCAGCACCGCGGCCCCGATCACGTAGTCGACCTCCTCTAGCTTGTCGAACTGTCCCTCGTCCGGCTCGTCCAGGCCCCGTTGGTGAGAGCGCCATAAAAGGTCGAGGGTGGCGCCAGCCGACTGAATTCGGTCGGGATGGTCCAAATGATAGATCTTGGGGCCCAGAAAGGCTGCTTCCGGGTGTTGCTCTGCGGCGGTGACGAGATGTCGCAGCGCGTCCGGCGCGATGGTCACGTCGTTGTTGAGCAAGAAGATGTACCGAGGAGACAGGCCCAGCGCATGTTGGATACCCGCGTTGTTGCCTCCTGCGTATCCCAGATTCCTCTCCAGCGCCAGCAGATGGACTTGCGGATATCGTTCCCGGATGGCCGCCACCGAGCTGTCTGTGGATCCATTGTCCACGACGATGATCGTGAGGTCCGGATACTGCGCCTCCGTCACTGAGCGCAGGCACCTTAAGGTATAAGCGGCGTTGTTCCAGTTCAGGATGACGACGCAGACCGGGGGGAGCCTATCGGGGCTGCTCATAGGCGATTTCCCCGACCGGGACCCGGGGAGTGATGAGCTGTTCATAGATGGCCGTTAGCTCGCGTACCTCCTCCTCGATCCGCCTGACCGGTGGGATGCCCTCCCGTAGCCTGTCTAGCAAAGCGGGAGTTTGCAGGATCCTGCGGATTTGGCGGGCCAGGTCTGGCACACTGGCGCGCTCAAAGAGCAATCCGTTGACCTCGTGACGAACGAATTCGCTCATCCCGCCCAGATTCGTCGCGATGACCGGGGTTTGGGTGGCAAAAGCTTCCTGGATAACCAAGGGGTTGTTTTCATACCAGAGTGACGGCACGACCAGTACGTCGATCTGAGACAGGACCTCCCCCAGCCGGTCATGGTCAAATGCTCCCATGAATTGGATACCCGGATGATGGGCGGCCATCTCCTGGAGCTGAAGGGAGTAAGCGGGCGATTTCCCCAGGGCACCGAAGATGCTCAAGCTGGCCTCCTCACCTGAGACCGCCTCCCTGAACGCCTGAACGAGAACGTGAACCCCTTTGATGAACGAGATCTGCCCAATATACCCGAACCGGATCTTCCCTGAGGGCGTCTTTCCCGGATAACCCTGGAGCCATGACAGATCATGGCCATATGGAAGAACCTGGATGGGGAAGGAGAACCCATTCAGGTGGAAGATGTCTTTCAAGAAGGAAGAGGGAGCGATCACGTGGTCGGCCAGCGCCAATGTGGAGCGCAAGAAGGCTTTCCGGTGCGTTATGTTGATCCCCATACCGCGCAGCCCTCGCCATCGCGTCAGGCTGGGATAGCGGCTGAGCATGGATAGAAAGCGGGTCACCACTGGCTGTGGCAACACCTTCGAGGGGAAGGAGTACACCTTGGCATTTCGCAGCATGCAGCGCAGGCACTCCTGATCCGTCGTGCGCCCATCGCATAACTCGCCATCGCTTCGCAATAGATTCAGGCGGGGACAGAGAAACCAGAAGTCCGTCAGCGTGATAACCAGCGGGATATTCGCTTCTTTTACAACATGTATGGCGCTCGCGGAAAGCGTGTAACACGATGTGATGTGTACGATGTGCGGCCGGAATCGCTTCAGGTAGTCGCGCAGGTGTTGCGCGACGACTGGATTGTCGTAGAGGTATCGGTTCGGGTCGGGGGCCTTGGTCCAGTTCAGATGTAACCTGCGTATGGGGACATCGTTGTACATGTCCTCGCTGTACCCGTTCCAATGTTGTGGACCCTCGTCCCACTGTCCGGCACACAGGACGCGAACGGCGTGTCCCGCTTGCAGAAGGGCGTGTGCAATGCCATACGTGTAATTCTCGGTTCCCGCCGTGTGTGTGGGCGGGAAGAAATTCGATATGAAGAGGATTTTCATGAGTGTTTCAGTCTCAATGCAGCGCGCTGCTCCTTTAAGGCATCCAGAAGGCGACGCCCCAGGAGTGATTTGAGGAACTTGGAGACGACCTGTCGATGCCGGAGCGCCACGGGAGGATAGGCCATGATGGCCCGTAACAGGAAGCCTCGGGTTTGCCCCATGTGCCGACATCCATAGGCCAGAAGCCCCAGGGCCAGATAGGCATGTCCGTAGGCCTCGGAGCGTATCCTCTGAAGCTCTGTAGGCAGAACGTCGTCCTCGAACACCGCCTGCAGGCTTCCCAGCATGTCTTGGACGCTTCGATTCAGGTCCAGATGGCTGAAGACCCCGTGGAATCCGGGCGGTTGATGGGCGCAGCCGATCTCATAGAAAGCATCCAGCTTGCTCGCGAGCTGTGGATATACGGTGAAGGCTCGCCTCAGGTATTCCTGTGCCTGAAGCCTGTGTCCCTGTTGCAGGTGGGCCAACGCCATGTTCAGATAGAGTCCCCCGTAAGCGCGGCGCCGAATTGGAGGCCAGGTGGCGGGATCCCCCTCTTCTGGGCCGAAGTGCTTTTGGACCACGGCGCGCCTGGCCGTCGCCATACGCTCCAGGTCCGCCGTCATGTTGCGCCCGTGGATCCGATATCGAACCAATGCCTGGGGCACGCCGACCATCTGGTATCGGGGCAGGATCCGCAGCCACATATCCCAGTCCTCGCAGGCACGCAGGCTTTCATCGAAGAGCCCGACATGGTCGAAGCAAGCCCGGCGCACGATCACGCCGCAAACGTTCAGAAAGTTCGAATAGGCGAGTGTGGCATACAGTTGATCCGGCGGCACGGTCTTGATGGCGATCTGGGGGAGTTCCTTCCCGTGGGCGTCCACGTAGCGCCATCCGCAATAGGCGGCTCCGATCGATTCGTCGCTTTGCAGGGCCGGGACCATCGTGGCCAGGTATTCAGGCGCCCACTTATCATCGGCATCCAGCAGGGCGATGATCTCGCCCTCGGCGATGCGGATACCTGTATTGCGCGCCGCGGAGAGCCCACGGTTCTCCTGCCAGACGTAGCGCACCCGATCCCCGAAGGTGCTCACAACCTGGGGGGTGGAA
This genomic window from Chloroflexota bacterium contains:
- a CDS encoding glycosyltransferase family 39 protein, which encodes MDQHESALLIGILLLSISLRVLVAFLLGNEVVVPPLLKDQISYHSLAVRLITGHGFSFDRGWYPFTPPDTPTAHWSFLYSLFIAAVYSVFGVHPLAVRLTQAVLAGALLPWMLYRLAKWIFEGASPALSLVTALLAAVYAYFVLYAATLMTESLYLIAVVWSLERTLALRATLVQKGRLRAPRQGLYLGLSLGIATLLRQSFLPWVPVLFIWLLWLGWRMKRLRTVAVTLAIAALVLALCILPFTIRNYRVYGQFLLLNSNAGYAMYSAQHPMHGTHFQEFAAAPIPEDLRGRGLNEAQLDRELMRRGIGFILADPRRYVLLCLSRVGDYFKFWPAPDTTLLHNIGRVGSFGLLLPFMLYGLWLGLRRNGLSREPKTWVQFATTPPALILIFAIYYSTLHILTWAMIRYRLPVDAVLLPFAALALIHLAQKGLQRWSPSQP
- a CDS encoding glycosyltransferase, with protein sequence MARVLFLTQVLPYPLNAGPKVRAYYMLRYLAEQHQVTLVSFIRPDDSREAIEHLEGICHRVYTVLMRRSLWRNIRAGVKGLLTGLPMVVARDEIGEMRATLRQVTQMDTYDIIHADQLSMAAYGRIAARNGAPRTLLDEHNAVYLLARRMADTETNALRRVIVHREAEAFARYEAAMCRAYDAVLTVTEEDKEHLLALYPPEQRSALAQKFTVVPICIEPRQVPLIERIPGSAPTIVHIGTMFWPPNVHGVLWFAREVLPLIHQQIPEARLVIIGKKPPPEVQSLATDPRIEVTGYVADLTPFLAQADVFIVPVHAGGGMRVKILDAWLWGIPIVSTTVGVEGIRVRTEENILIADQAETFAAAVTRLITDEELNRRLRRNGREWVEQHYHWRSVYRQVDRIYNRLMNTIPS
- a CDS encoding sugar transferase, which gives rise to MELVSPAIRRQRLWRIKLGLRLTVAERRLLLIFMDLLLINGALIAAVTLWSGFPLSIPVVWAHIKWFATLSSLWFGFGLVLDIYNLARAASTTTILASAGTTTLLTWFTYLSIPWLTPPISTRSYAFGFLLLSMGAVLSWRVFYARALNQPAFRERAIILGASESARALIPALYQASRADNANPFRGTGYQIVGLVTAESTPQGLDDNQIPILGEVQKLVQLARQHDANEIIVALDGAQKLPPHVYEALLDCREVGLRVRTLEDIYERLTARLPVEYARRDLQILLGPLDGPSTRLYFAVKRFMDLVIALAALPTLALVAAIVAVCNAIWSPGPLFYRQQRVGQGGKPFVLIKFRSMVPSAEQDTGPVWSGEDDDRVTPVGRWLRKTRLDELPQIWNVLRGEMSIVGPRPERPHFVGRLARELPIYRARHAVKPGITGWAQIRYRYGNSVEDSRIKLEYDLYYVKHASLYLDILIMLQTLPVMLQLKGQ
- a CDS encoding glycosyltransferase family 4 protein, which encodes MRICYILLSPTFGMHQYTADLANRAADAGHEVHLVTTKRVPRDRYAPQVIIHTPVLTTNTGLSREGLNGRGLTAVHRTVRHIHPDLVHFTGPHLWNTLLARALTDQNIPTIHTLHDLDPHSGTSYARYGFLLKFWNWLTIRAVDHVLVHNRSYRNRLLDWGVPWSRITFTPLLHLFLSHTHLTALSHQADAVRYEPWALFFGRLERYKGIDDLLTACEMMENISPNGPKVVLAGPGNISNLWAGPLPEQLEVRNRLIDDEEAIDLFRRCGLVVLPYTDATQSALISAAYYFHKPVLVTRVGALPEYVEDRVTGQIVEPRHPAMLARSLEEMLRDPDRLKAMGEAGRAWYDTRRIVETRMLFQMYDFVATTNIHHTPSSFTVAPGAYRTHAS
- a CDS encoding glycosyltransferase family 2 protein; translated protein: MPPVDLSIIIVNWNTRDLLAKCLESIAAHPPESAFEVLVVDNASDDGSAQMVRERFAWVHLIENQENVGFARANNQAIRQCQGQYILLLNSDTEVLPGALEELVAFMESHPRAGAAGARLLNSDGSLQPSCHPMLTPGRELWRLLFLERVRARATYPMHRWDDTTPRRVEVIKGACLLLRREALNQIGLLDESYFMYTEEVDLCYRLARAGWELWWVPTAVVIHHGEASSSQIAQAMYIQLYRSKIQFYRKFGGDRRASRFKWFLRLAYWPRWLAATIGSAFSPKLATRAQTYRALLKALPDM
- a CDS encoding glycosyltransferase, which codes for MPPLVSVVTLTYNRCQSVLELLEALSAQDYAHYEVILVDNNSADNTVEIVRSRYPDVKVLRCPQNFGMVSYNFGLANANGEYVIVIDDDGLPASPDWISQIVDRFESDPSLGAVACTIRMKDTGRIAYDSPQFIPEGDPARGFPTAAYNGTGAGLRMEALRQVGYYPFHFFRSWLELHLCTRLIEAGWQVRYFPSLEVWHCRPTGSVYRPVTYYGLRNYLWYVWTFYPWPYWIQETLHFLGSRLKLTWRRPASLRLLAKATIDAFLGWPRFASTRQPISSQTLNYLRRIRRHRNDYGLVPEYRRFPAPSPSNA
- a CDS encoding glycosyltransferase family 2 protein; translation: MSSPDRLPPVCVVILNWNNAAYTLRCLRSVTEAQYPDLTIIVVDNGSTDSSVAAIRERYPQVHLLALERNLGYAGGNNAGIQHALGLSPRYIFLLNNDVTIAPDALRHLVTAAEQHPEAAFLGPKIYHLDHPDRIQSAGATLDLLWRSHQRGLDEPDEGQFDKLEEVDYVIGAAVLIRAAALSQVGLLDDRFFLYREDVDWCLRARRLGYKILYVPQARVWHRSHHVRADELPRTTYYMTRNSLMLIAKHRGGIARLSAVLLRHLLTALTWTLRPKWRGKKAERDALIRGIIDFFRGRTGQGYE
- a CDS encoding glycosyltransferase family 4 protein, giving the protein MKILFISNFFPPTHTAGTENYTYGIAHALLQAGHAVRVLCAGQWDEGPQHWNGYSEDMYNDVPIRRLHLNWTKAPDPNRYLYDNPVVAQHLRDYLKRFRPHIVHITSCYTLSASAIHVVKEANIPLVITLTDFWFLCPRLNLLRSDGELCDGRTTDQECLRCMLRNAKVYSFPSKVLPQPVVTRFLSMLSRYPSLTRWRGLRGMGINITHRKAFLRSTLALADHVIAPSSFLKDIFHLNGFSFPIQVLPYGHDLSWLQGYPGKTPSGKIRFGYIGQISFIKGVHVLVQAFREAVSGEEASLSIFGALGKSPAYSLQLQEMAAHHPGIQFMGAFDHDRLGEVLSQIDVLVVPSLWYENNPLVIQEAFATQTPVIATNLGGMSEFVRHEVNGLLFERASVPDLARQIRRILQTPALLDRLREGIPPVRRIEEEVRELTAIYEQLITPRVPVGEIAYEQPR